In the Clostridia bacterium genome, one interval contains:
- the flgF gene encoding flagellar basal-body rod protein FlgF, whose amino-acid sequence MDSGYYAACTGLIARTEALEIAANNLANANTSGFRAKHETFHSLLAQSTGTRLTDINRAVNDYGVLGSARVDLSQGNLERTGNVLDLAIEGRGFFAVQTAGGTRYTRDGSFQQTRDGYLVTNGGDRVLGENGAAIRMLDGTADISGEGTISVSGALAGKLKIVEFVPGTQLESVGDSYYSAPSNSVVAPSASRVRQGMVEGSNVNPVASAVGLIALQRHAEMLQRALSTFHSEFNRIAAEELPRV is encoded by the coding sequence ATGGACAGCGGCTATTACGCGGCATGTACGGGCCTGATCGCCCGAACCGAAGCACTTGAGATTGCGGCCAACAACCTCGCGAATGCGAATACAAGCGGCTTCCGCGCTAAACACGAAACCTTCCATTCGCTGCTCGCGCAAAGCACGGGCACGCGGCTGACCGACATCAACCGCGCGGTGAACGACTACGGCGTGCTAGGCAGCGCGCGCGTGGATTTGTCGCAAGGAAATTTGGAACGCACCGGAAACGTGCTTGATCTCGCCATCGAGGGTCGCGGTTTCTTTGCCGTGCAAACGGCAGGGGGTACACGCTACACGCGGGACGGAAGCTTTCAGCAAACACGCGACGGTTACCTGGTCACGAACGGTGGAGATCGCGTTCTCGGCGAGAACGGCGCAGCTATACGGATGCTGGACGGAACGGCCGACATCAGCGGCGAAGGAACGATATCCGTCAGCGGCGCACTGGCGGGCAAGTTGAAGATTGTCGAGTTTGTACCGGGCACGCAGCTTGAGAGCGTTGGCGACTCGTACTACTCGGCACCGTCGAACTCGGTAGTGGCTCCATCTGCCTCGCGCGTGAGACAGGGAATGGTCGAAGGCTCGAATGTGAATCCGGTGGCTAGCGCCGTCGGCCTAATCGCATTGCAACGCCACGCCGAAATGTTGCAGCGCGCGCTCTCCACGTTTCACTCAGAGTTCAACCGGATTGCAGCCGAGGAGCTACCACGCGTTTAG
- the flgG gene encoding flagellar basal-body rod protein FlgG, translating to MFRALYTAASGMVAQQLNLDNIANNLSNASTAGFRRRRLQFQDLMYQNMVMPGSAATQQTTVAAGLQIGLGTRAIASEMIQTQGDFNTTNNPFDLTIKGQGFFQVRLTNGEVGYTRSGTFHPDAQGNIVTADGDPLDPAITIPPDALSVTIGADGTVTVTQPGQSAAQQVGNIQLAMFTNPGGLNSVGKNLFMPTSASGDAIIGTPGGSEGLGSIEQFVLEQSNVNVVEEFIAMILAQRSYEANSRVVRAADEMFQQLNSLGR from the coding sequence ATGTTTCGCGCACTTTATACAGCGGCCAGCGGAATGGTGGCGCAGCAGCTCAATCTCGACAACATTGCCAACAATCTCTCGAACGCCAGCACTGCCGGATTCCGCCGCCGCCGGCTACAGTTCCAGGATTTGATGTACCAGAACATGGTGATGCCCGGATCGGCCGCAACTCAGCAAACAACCGTCGCGGCCGGACTGCAGATCGGTCTCGGAACCAGGGCCATCGCTTCCGAGATGATCCAAACTCAAGGCGATTTCAACACGACGAATAACCCGTTCGACCTCACGATCAAGGGCCAAGGATTTTTTCAGGTTCGCTTAACAAATGGCGAAGTGGGCTATACACGCTCGGGGACATTTCATCCGGACGCGCAAGGAAACATCGTGACGGCCGACGGTGATCCGCTCGACCCGGCAATCACAATTCCGCCGGACGCCTTGTCTGTAACCATCGGCGCGGATGGCACGGTGACGGTAACGCAGCCGGGCCAGAGCGCAGCGCAGCAGGTTGGCAATATTCAACTGGCGATGTTCACAAATCCCGGCGGCTTGAATAGCGTTGGTAAAAATCTCTTTATGCCGACGAGCGCATCGGGCGACGCGATTATAGGCACGCCCGGCGGTTCCGAAGGGTTAGGAAGCATCGAGCAATTCGTGCTGGAGCAGTCAAACGTCAACGTCGTCGAAGAGTTCATCGCCATGATCCTGGCACAACGCTCCTACGAAGCGAATTCGCGAGTCGTGCGCGCCGCCGATGAAATGTTCCAGCAGCTCAATTCGCTTGGTCGGTAA
- a CDS encoding flagella basal body P-ring formation protein FlgA, producing the protein MLHSLTLACTLTFLAAAPDMAAQISSPTSTRVITAIHGALQQHACGKSLRSDSIEVLGAPRRGDVAFIVTDVAKDRSSEALRVRLACEPRNACLPFYALVHDESLISNFQPTDAPARQRAAMKPLVKAGDKAMLRIDSAGLKISTEVICLQSGRLADVIRVRDVSRKHVFKAEVVSEGLLRGVLP; encoded by the coding sequence ATGCTTCACTCTCTTACGCTCGCTTGCACGCTCACGTTCCTGGCGGCGGCTCCGGATATGGCCGCACAGATCAGCTCGCCGACATCGACGCGCGTCATCACTGCAATACATGGTGCTTTGCAACAACACGCCTGCGGGAAGAGCCTTCGCAGCGACTCAATCGAAGTGCTCGGCGCCCCACGGCGCGGCGATGTTGCATTCATTGTCACAGATGTTGCCAAAGACCGCAGCAGTGAGGCCTTGCGAGTGCGGCTCGCGTGTGAGCCTCGCAACGCTTGCCTTCCGTTCTATGCACTCGTCCATGACGAGAGCCTGATAAGCAACTTTCAACCAACCGATGCGCCAGCCCGGCAGCGTGCGGCGATGAAACCACTGGTGAAAGCAGGCGACAAGGCCATGCTGCGGATTGACTCAGCAGGGCTGAAGATTTCAACCGAAGTCATCTGCCTGCAGTCAGGCAGGCTTGCTGATGTGATTCGAGTACGGGACGTGTCGCGAAAGCATGTCTTCAAAGCGGAGGTGGTTTCTGAGGGCCTTTTGCGCGGAGTACTGCCATGA
- a CDS encoding flagellar basal body L-ring protein FlgH — MTNPRVMHVIISPLLVLALAVPLCAGDKRQKNARTLQDYLASLPQDSAKPQERTAGSLWLDGAALTDLAADYKAHRLHDIITVHIVEQTLAEASASVTSQRGFEANSGVTALAGKVNTSSLESLFSPHSQSKLQGEGKTASNSRLRTSLAGQVVSVLPNGSLVVQAERQVAMNNERQTVIVRGVVRAGDISANNAIVSTAMSNLEIELKGKGVITESTRPPNWIVRILLRVLGF, encoded by the coding sequence ATGACCAATCCTCGAGTGATGCACGTTATCATCTCGCCGCTACTGGTGCTTGCACTGGCAGTGCCACTCTGCGCCGGCGACAAGCGGCAGAAGAACGCGCGCACCTTGCAGGATTACCTCGCTAGCCTGCCTCAAGATTCCGCCAAGCCACAGGAGCGAACTGCTGGCAGCCTTTGGCTCGATGGCGCGGCACTCACCGATTTGGCGGCCGATTACAAAGCACATCGTTTGCACGACATCATCACCGTGCACATCGTCGAACAGACGCTGGCAGAGGCCAGCGCTAGCGTCACTTCGCAGCGCGGGTTTGAAGCAAACTCCGGCGTGACGGCACTCGCGGGCAAGGTAAACACCAGCAGCTTGGAGTCTCTCTTCTCGCCACATTCGCAGAGCAAACTACAAGGCGAAGGAAAAACGGCTTCGAATTCCCGCCTGCGCACGAGCCTCGCCGGACAGGTTGTATCGGTGTTGCCGAACGGATCGCTTGTGGTGCAGGCCGAACGCCAGGTGGCCATGAACAACGAGCGCCAGACGGTGATTGTTCGCGGAGTGGTTCGTGCCGGAGACATCAGCGCAAATAATGCCATTGTTTCTACCGCGATGAGCAATCTCGAAATTGAATTGAAGGGAAAAGGCGTGATTACTGAAAGCACGCGTCCACCGAACTGGATTGTCCGCATTCTGCTGAGAGTTCTGGGGTTCTGA
- a CDS encoding flagellar basal body P-ring protein FlgI, producing MALCLAAPAVESPSRQARVRDIASVEGVRENPLVGYGLVIGLNGTGDRRQTVFTIQTLANVLQRMGMQIPASSVRVNNVAAVFVTASLPAFARPGTQIDITVSSIGDAKSLEGGLLLLTPLHAADGQVYAAAQGALTLGGYSAGGQGNSRQVNHPTVARIPSGGMVERESVLNLRDRSSISLLLRDPDFGVAHDMAEAINRELGRPAASAVDARRVEITAIEGVKDSIPAMLARIEQVAISIHQRAKVVINERTGTVVIGRDVRLGAVSILHGNLSIEIATEFNVSQPQAFGTGDTRVVPQQTTRAQESPARRVELTEGASVEQLVNGLQSIGATARDVVAILQAIKAAGALQAELEVL from the coding sequence TTGGCTCTGTGTCTTGCCGCACCGGCCGTGGAGAGTCCGTCTCGCCAGGCGCGTGTGCGGGACATCGCCTCCGTCGAGGGTGTGCGCGAAAACCCGCTCGTAGGCTACGGCCTCGTCATCGGATTGAATGGCACAGGCGACCGCAGGCAAACCGTTTTTACGATTCAGACGCTGGCGAATGTGCTTCAGCGAATGGGTATGCAGATTCCCGCTAGTTCGGTGCGTGTCAACAACGTGGCCGCCGTTTTCGTGACGGCCAGTCTGCCCGCTTTTGCGCGTCCTGGCACACAGATCGATATCACTGTGTCATCGATTGGCGACGCGAAATCGCTTGAAGGCGGATTGCTGCTCCTGACGCCGCTGCATGCAGCTGATGGGCAGGTTTACGCCGCCGCCCAAGGCGCACTCACGCTCGGCGGATACTCGGCGGGTGGCCAGGGAAATTCGCGCCAGGTAAATCACCCAACCGTCGCGCGCATTCCCTCTGGCGGCATGGTAGAGCGCGAGTCGGTTCTCAATCTGCGAGACCGTTCATCGATCTCCCTGCTGTTGAGGGATCCGGACTTTGGCGTAGCGCATGATATGGCCGAGGCTATCAATCGAGAACTCGGACGCCCGGCAGCATCGGCCGTAGACGCCCGGCGTGTTGAGATAACCGCCATCGAAGGTGTAAAGGATTCCATCCCCGCTATGCTGGCCAGAATCGAGCAGGTGGCAATCTCCATACATCAACGCGCCAAGGTGGTCATCAACGAACGCACGGGCACGGTGGTTATTGGCCGTGATGTAAGACTCGGAGCCGTGTCCATACTGCATGGCAATCTCTCCATCGAGATTGCTACCGAATTCAATGTGTCGCAACCCCAGGCATTTGGAACCGGCGACACCAGAGTCGTACCGCAGCAGACAACCCGCGCGCAGGAGTCACCAGCGCGACGGGTCGAGCTAACGGAAGGCGCAAGCGTAGAGCAGTTGGTGAATGGGTTGCAATCCATCGGCGCAACAGCAAGGGATGTTGTGGCGATTCTGCAGGCAATCAAAGCCGCCGGTGCGCTCCAGGCGGAACTGGAGGTTCTGTGA
- the flgM gene encoding flagellar biosynthesis anti-sigma factor FlgM produces the protein MRIDLHLPTTTAVDANRGTKGSSGPAQSTRTESHADETRLSNNSTLELLQTRMQRMTEIRQERVDSLRGAISAGTYELQPSKIAESIFTEFFGRTTLAIE, from the coding sequence ATGCGAATCGACTTACATCTACCCACAACCACTGCGGTGGACGCAAACCGCGGAACTAAGGGAAGCAGCGGCCCCGCCCAATCGACCCGCACCGAATCTCACGCGGACGAGACGCGACTGTCCAACAACTCAACCTTGGAGTTGTTGCAGACACGGATGCAGCGCATGACTGAAATCCGCCAGGAGCGCGTGGACTCGCTGCGGGGAGCGATTTCCGCCGGCACCTACGAACTGCAGCCATCCAAGATTGCGGAGTCGATTTTCACCGAATTCTTTGGACGTACAACGCTGGCGATCGAGTAG
- the flgK gene encoding flagellar hook-associated protein FlgK, producing MSSLFGSISISLRALLAQQGALQTTTANIANANTPGYARRRAVMTEEAPVFEAGLLIGRGVTISSVESVRDRILELRIQDETQQQGASEAYVGAMQSVETLIGNSDGIASQIDKFFNSITRLSTDPSDIPLRQAVLTAGSNLAGAFRDTARKLASIQQNLDLGVQQSIAEVNRVVEQIGGLNTQVAALEKLGQDGGALEDQRILLIRQLSTLIDVSIAESSDGLTLTTPGGQPLVVGSRTFTLETSPDPGTGMNRIIAGTADITPELHAGRLGGLLSARDKSIAELSAGLDTLAFSLAQRLNNEHQSGFDLNGDAGGALFSLPADEHGAASTIAFLITNSAKIAASSDASVGSNGNLANMSALRSEAIVGQATATDCYANLVFRVGSEVANGKAEAEASEMIVRQLDNQRGAISGVSMDEEAANLIRFQRAFEAAARVISVVNELTQTAVNLGRN from the coding sequence ATGTCTTCCCTCTTCGGCAGCATCTCAATCTCCTTACGCGCTCTGCTCGCTCAACAGGGCGCCCTGCAGACCACGACCGCAAACATCGCCAATGCGAACACGCCCGGTTACGCACGCCGTCGCGCCGTTATGACGGAGGAAGCGCCGGTGTTCGAGGCTGGACTACTCATTGGGCGTGGCGTGACAATTTCCAGTGTAGAAAGCGTGCGCGACCGAATTCTTGAACTTCGCATTCAGGACGAGACTCAGCAGCAGGGCGCGTCCGAGGCTTACGTTGGTGCCATGCAGTCGGTCGAAACGCTCATCGGAAATTCCGATGGAATTGCCAGTCAGATCGACAAGTTCTTCAACAGCATCACTCGCCTTTCCACCGATCCTTCGGACATTCCTTTGCGACAGGCGGTGCTCACCGCTGGCTCAAACCTTGCTGGAGCATTTCGCGACACGGCCCGAAAGCTGGCCAGCATCCAGCAGAACCTTGATCTCGGAGTGCAACAATCGATCGCAGAAGTGAACAGAGTTGTAGAACAGATCGGCGGACTCAACACGCAGGTTGCAGCTCTTGAAAAGCTCGGCCAGGATGGCGGAGCGCTCGAAGATCAGCGCATACTGCTCATCCGTCAGTTGTCCACCCTGATCGATGTTTCCATTGCCGAAAGCAGCGATGGCCTCACGCTGACAACGCCGGGCGGTCAACCTCTCGTAGTCGGGTCACGCACCTTCACACTGGAAACGTCTCCGGACCCAGGCACCGGCATGAACCGCATTATCGCCGGAACTGCGGACATTACCCCGGAGCTGCACGCTGGACGACTCGGCGGTCTGCTTTCGGCCCGCGACAAGAGTATTGCCGAGCTCTCCGCTGGATTGGACACGCTGGCCTTCTCGTTGGCCCAGCGCCTGAACAACGAGCATCAGTCGGGCTTTGACTTGAACGGAGATGCAGGCGGCGCTCTCTTCAGCTTGCCGGCCGACGAGCATGGCGCGGCAAGCACCATAGCTTTCCTAATCACAAACTCTGCGAAGATTGCGGCCAGTTCCGACGCGAGTGTCGGCAGCAACGGCAATCTGGCGAATATGTCCGCCCTCCGCAGCGAAGCAATCGTAGGACAAGCTACCGCCACGGACTGCTATGCCAACCTGGTCTTCCGTGTCGGCAGCGAGGTCGCAAACGGCAAAGCCGAAGCGGAGGCGAGCGAGATGATTGTTCGTCAACTCGACAACCAGCGCGGCGCCATCTCGGGAGTATCGATGGACGAAGAGGCTGCGAACTTGATTCGTTTTCAACGAGCGTTCGAAGCTGCGGCGCGGGTGATCTCAGTCGTTAATGAACTGACACAAACGGCCGTCAACCTCGGGAGGAATTAA
- the flgL gene encoding flagellar hook-associated protein FlgL, producing MRINPDPYPDLLVAINRAKRLESQYVQQLASGRRISTPSDDPTASALLVRNQSRQAANDEFLHNNSSVAAGLRTADATLSSAVLALQRAVTLGVQGANGTLSNENRIALAGELHGIVDQMLSLANTSFRGSYIFAGTASKNAPFVGDDTVPGGVRYDGNSTVNEVQVGETRFIAANVPGRQIFNDPSAHVFEALNELTTAMEAGDQDQIAAATGRVRAAFDHITSERVFYGNTLNQLEAEDTFLDGQTLEIKTAENDLAGADPLEATAALLQARLARDAALAATGKASMLSLLDFLK from the coding sequence ATGCGGATCAACCCCGATCCATATCCTGATCTGCTCGTTGCCATTAACAGGGCAAAGCGACTGGAGAGTCAGTACGTTCAACAGCTTGCTTCCGGCCGGCGTATCTCCACGCCCTCGGATGATCCAACAGCTTCCGCGCTGCTGGTGCGAAATCAGTCGCGCCAGGCGGCGAACGACGAGTTTCTGCACAACAATTCGAGCGTGGCTGCCGGCCTGCGCACGGCTGACGCAACACTCTCGTCCGCCGTGCTCGCGCTTCAGCGTGCCGTGACACTGGGCGTACAGGGCGCGAACGGCACTCTGTCCAATGAGAATCGAATAGCGTTGGCAGGCGAGCTACACGGCATCGTCGACCAAATGCTCAGCCTGGCGAACACATCCTTTCGTGGCAGTTATATCTTTGCGGGAACCGCGAGTAAGAATGCACCCTTCGTCGGCGATGACACGGTGCCGGGAGGCGTGCGCTACGACGGCAATTCCACGGTAAACGAAGTTCAAGTCGGCGAGACGCGTTTTATCGCCGCCAATGTTCCTGGAAGGCAGATTTTCAATGATCCGTCAGCCCACGTTTTTGAGGCATTGAACGAGCTCACCACGGCGATGGAAGCGGGAGACCAGGACCAAATTGCTGCAGCGACCGGAAGAGTGCGCGCCGCATTCGACCACATCACGTCGGAGCGCGTCTTCTACGGCAACACGCTAAACCAGCTCGAGGCCGAAGACACTTTCCTGGACGGGCAGACGTTGGAGATCAAGACCGCAGAGAACGACCTGGCCGGAGCAGATCCACTGGAAGCAACCGCTGCGCTCCTTCAGGCGCGACTCGCTCGCGATGCGGCGCTGGCTGCCACAGGCAAAGCCTCCATGCTGAGTCTGCTGGATTTCCTGAAATAA
- the fliS gene encoding flagellar export chaperone FliS gives MNHDPRLIYREAAVRSATAVGLVVMLYDVVIEDLGRAMLALHVKDVEKRTSELTHAMLAIQQLQATLQMEQGGEAARNLDRFYSIARAKLLEAHLKQSGQMIGEQLALFRDLRDAWRTVEGNAQPRTAGNARSDVQPSAATPSATDSSALHWSA, from the coding sequence ATGAATCATGATCCGCGTCTTATCTATCGCGAAGCGGCCGTGCGCAGCGCTACCGCTGTGGGTCTGGTTGTCATGCTTTACGACGTCGTCATTGAAGACCTCGGCCGTGCCATGCTCGCCCTGCACGTTAAAGACGTCGAGAAGCGGACGAGTGAGTTGACTCATGCGATGCTCGCTATCCAGCAGCTACAAGCGACCTTGCAAATGGAGCAGGGCGGCGAAGCTGCGCGCAACCTCGACCGGTTCTACTCGATCGCGCGCGCGAAGCTGCTGGAAGCTCATCTCAAGCAATCCGGGCAAATGATAGGTGAGCAGTTGGCACTGTTTCGCGATCTGCGAGATGCTTGGCGAACGGTGGAGGGCAATGCACAGCCCCGAACGGCAGGCAACGCCAGGTCCGATGTGCAGCCCTCGGCAGCCACGCCTTCTGCGACCGACTCATCGGCGCTGCACTGGAGCGCCTGA
- the fliD gene encoding flagellar filament capping protein FliD, protein MASAVTGINSGSSGTGLDVGATVDQIMYAERAPERLMQSQQQMLNAQASALRDIQSRLTTLGNTVNSLKDVSASMGARIASSSQSSILSASADRTATIGKHVITVNSLATTSSWYSDAVADGVFTPGDLTIQVGTATPITFTFDAGHSTLAAAAEFINTKQAGVMANVITDATGLHLALVSATSGAAGDIKLLQAPAEIAMHRGSTGANADVVVDGVPVQSSTNSLTGVIPGVTFELSSASPGTQVTVSVAPDAARARQAISDFVTSYNSVVGNINAQFTYNQQTGSAGPLAGNSSIRGVQATLLPAMSQVVKGNGAITSLASLGIDMKNDGTLQMNSTELDAALSQHFTEVQSFFQSREPEGFACRLSAQMAVINDSIDGPLAVDITGLGATSRMISDQIDDLESRLDMRRKTLLDQYSRIDTMLRQFPLIQAQLTAQLESLK, encoded by the coding sequence ATGGCGAGTGCGGTGACGGGAATCAACTCAGGAAGTTCAGGTACTGGCCTTGACGTGGGCGCAACGGTCGACCAAATAATGTATGCCGAGCGCGCACCCGAGCGCCTGATGCAAAGTCAGCAGCAGATGCTCAATGCGCAAGCTTCCGCTCTGCGCGACATACAGTCCAGGCTCACGACGCTGGGTAACACCGTCAATTCCCTGAAGGACGTTTCCGCATCGATGGGCGCGCGCATCGCTTCCTCGTCTCAAAGCAGCATTCTATCGGCGAGTGCGGATCGTACGGCAACCATCGGCAAGCACGTAATAACTGTGAACTCGCTGGCAACGACTTCATCCTGGTACAGCGATGCCGTTGCCGACGGCGTTTTCACCCCGGGCGATCTCACAATACAGGTTGGGACTGCGACTCCCATTACGTTCACGTTTGACGCGGGACACTCAACTCTCGCCGCCGCTGCCGAGTTCATCAATACGAAACAGGCTGGAGTGATGGCGAACGTCATTACCGATGCGACAGGACTGCATCTCGCGCTGGTGAGTGCAACGAGCGGCGCAGCAGGCGATATCAAGTTGCTGCAAGCTCCGGCGGAAATCGCGATGCATCGGGGCAGCACGGGCGCGAACGCCGACGTTGTGGTCGATGGCGTTCCGGTACAGAGCAGCACAAACAGTTTGACGGGTGTCATTCCGGGCGTAACTTTCGAACTATCCAGTGCGAGCCCCGGCACCCAGGTAACCGTCTCTGTCGCCCCTGACGCGGCCCGGGCACGTCAGGCAATCAGCGATTTTGTAACAAGCTACAACTCCGTGGTCGGCAACATCAACGCGCAGTTCACGTATAACCAGCAGACTGGCAGTGCTGGTCCGCTGGCCGGCAACTCGTCCATTCGCGGTGTGCAAGCGACGCTCCTTCCAGCAATGTCACAAGTAGTCAAAGGTAACGGAGCGATCACCTCGCTGGCATCGCTCGGAATTGACATGAAGAACGATGGGACGTTGCAGATGAACAGCACGGAACTGGATGCTGCGTTGTCCCAACACTTCACAGAGGTACAGTCGTTCTTCCAGTCAAGAGAGCCGGAGGGTTTCGCATGTCGCCTAAGCGCGCAAATGGCGGTCATCAACGACTCCATCGACGGCCCGCTCGCTGTGGATATCACCGGCCTGGGAGCGACCAGCAGAATGATCTCCGACCAGATCGATGATCTGGAATCGCGCCTGGACATGCGCCGAAAGACCCTGCTGGACCAGTACTCAAGGATCGATACGATGCTTCGCCAATTTCCACTGATCCAAGCGCAGTTAACTGCTCAACTGGAAAGCCTGAAATGA
- a CDS encoding flagellin yields the protein MALSILNNIPSLAAQNQLSITGSGLQKTLFRLSSGSRINSGADDAAGLAIADGLRANVTALSQSARNATDGIGKLQVADGALSQVSSLLNRAVTLATEASTGTVNPAQREALDAEFLQIKQEIDRIGSKTTYNGEGIFGAGSSSDPNKWVGATGGNTSATVLTAGQTMTITDTDTGLSDTYTVVALDTMQTLMTRFNSSGNIGVTASLDATGHLQIADKTGNGSIVVSSTPLTGVGAVAKATISGGTDVYLSDGTTAGGGTIATTISALSSNSIGTGAGKIDLSADDLKTATKAQTALTKITSAIANVASDRGTMGAVMNRLESASNVITNQVQNLTAAEDGIRSADIAREVANMTKFNILNQTGISALAQANQMQQGVLSLLR from the coding sequence ATGGCACTCAGCATCCTGAACAACATCCCGTCCCTGGCCGCGCAGAATCAACTTTCCATCACCGGCAGCGGCCTCCAGAAAACATTGTTCCGTCTCTCGTCCGGCTCGCGCATCAATTCTGGAGCCGATGACGCCGCAGGTCTGGCGATCGCAGATGGCTTGCGTGCTAACGTCACAGCGCTGAGCCAGTCTGCTCGCAATGCCACGGACGGCATTGGCAAACTGCAGGTGGCAGATGGCGCCCTCTCGCAGGTAAGTAGTCTGTTGAACCGTGCCGTTACTCTGGCTACCGAAGCCTCGACGGGCACAGTGAACCCGGCGCAGCGCGAAGCTCTCGACGCCGAGTTCTTGCAGATCAAGCAGGAAATCGATCGTATCGGCAGCAAAACCACTTACAACGGAGAGGGAATCTTCGGAGCCGGCAGCAGTTCGGACCCGAACAAGTGGGTTGGCGCGACCGGAGGCAATACCAGTGCGACGGTACTCACCGCCGGCCAAACAATGACGATTACCGACACGGACACCGGCCTGAGCGATACCTACACCGTAGTCGCCCTCGACACCATGCAGACGCTGATGACCCGTTTCAACAGCTCGGGCAATATTGGCGTCACGGCCAGTCTCGACGCAACCGGACACTTGCAGATAGCGGATAAGACCGGCAATGGCAGCATCGTGGTCAGCAGCACGCCTCTGACCGGAGTTGGCGCTGTTGCGAAGGCAACGATTTCAGGCGGCACCGATGTGTACCTGAGTGACGGCACGACGGCGGGCGGAGGCACCATCGCAACGACGATCAGCGCGCTTTCCTCGAACAGCATCGGTACGGGCGCTGGCAAGATCGACCTCAGCGCTGATGATCTGAAGACCGCCACGAAGGCGCAGACAGCCCTGACGAAAATCACCAGTGCGATTGCCAATGTTGCCAGCGATCGCGGCACGATGGGCGCCGTGATGAATCGTCTCGAGTCGGCGAGCAACGTCATCACCAACCAGGTGCAGAATCTGACGGCTGCTGAGGACGGCATCCGCTCGGCGGACATCGCCCGGGAAGTTGCGAACATGACGAAGTTCAATATCCTGAACCAGACCGGCATTTCGGCCCTGGCACAGGCAAACCAGATGCAGCAAGGCGTCTTGTCGCTCCTTCGGTAA
- a CDS encoding flagellar FlbD family protein — translation MIQLTRLNNQPLMVNADLIKFVEQAPDTVITLVTGDKLVVRESAQEVMDLILEFRRSLMAAPVVPKCSPTVSAQAQSAKDDGE, via the coding sequence ATGATCCAACTCACGCGATTGAACAATCAGCCCTTGATGGTGAATGCGGACTTGATCAAGTTCGTGGAGCAAGCGCCAGATACCGTCATCACACTCGTGACCGGAGACAAGCTCGTTGTGCGAGAAAGTGCGCAGGAAGTGATGGATCTTATCCTTGAGTTCAGGCGCTCGCTGATGGCCGCCCCGGTCGTCCCGAAGTGTTCGCCTACCGTAAGCGCCCAAGCGCAGAGCGCCAAAGATGACGGCGAGTGA
- a CDS encoding flagellar motor protein, whose amino-acid sequence MDKATLGGVVVGVGGIVGGLLLEGGSLTQILQPTAAFIVFGGTLGAVLIQFPLRTLITAFKKLETVLLEPKQDPQGMIRELVKYANKARKEGIVSLDGDLPKIANPFLKKSLMLAVDGTEPQELRKMMELELDNGAEHDETIPQVFESAGGFSPTIGIIGAVLGLIQVMQHLDNIDEVGKGIAVAFVATVYGVGAANLLLLPVAGKLKIRLREEQMLREMTLEGVVSILEGMNPRMLETKLLGFLQNANQPGPEEPAQT is encoded by the coding sequence GTGGATAAGGCAACACTTGGCGGCGTGGTCGTTGGAGTCGGCGGCATCGTTGGTGGCCTGCTGCTGGAGGGCGGTAGCCTGACGCAGATATTGCAACCTACCGCCGCCTTCATCGTTTTCGGCGGCACGCTGGGCGCGGTCCTCATTCAGTTCCCTCTTCGTACGTTGATCACTGCTTTCAAAAAATTGGAGACCGTCCTTCTTGAGCCCAAGCAGGATCCGCAAGGGATGATTCGCGAGCTTGTGAAATATGCGAACAAGGCCCGCAAGGAAGGCATCGTTTCACTTGACGGCGATCTGCCCAAGATCGCCAATCCGTTTCTTAAAAAATCTCTTATGTTGGCCGTCGACGGAACCGAGCCACAGGAACTCCGAAAGATGATGGAGTTGGAATTGGACAACGGAGCCGAGCACGACGAAACCATCCCGCAGGTATTCGAGTCCGCTGGCGGATTCTCGCCCACAATCGGCATCATCGGCGCCGTGCTGGGCCTCATTCAGGTCATGCAGCACCTGGACAACATCGACGAAGTGGGCAAAGGGATTGCCGTGGCATTTGTCGCCACGGTCTACGGCGTCGGCGCGGCAAATCTCCTGCTCCTGCCAGTCGCGGGCAAGCTGAAGATTCGTTTACGCGAGGAACAGATGTTGCGCGAGATGACTCTGGAAGGCGTGGTCTCGATCCTCGAAGGCATGAACCCGCGCATGCTCGAAACGAAGTTGCTAGGGTTCTTGCAAAATGCGAACCAGCCTGGGCCAGAGGAACCGGCGCAAACGTGA